A stretch of DNA from Candidatus Epulonipiscium sp.:
ATCTCATCAATAATCCAGTGAAATGTCGGTTTCCAATATATGCTTTCACATATTCCCTTTAATGCTTGATAAGTCGGAATTTGATATGTGAACTTTTCTCCCCCAACACGGGTTATGGAATCAGTAAAAAGAGCGTACCTTCCATAAATTTTAAACTCAACTTGATTTCTCATAATCTCCTCCTATAAAATTGTGGCTTCTACAGCTTTTGATTCCATTAGTAAACCATAAGCATCATCATAATAGGCCTCTGATAAATAATAGATTCCTGAATTCTTTTGAGTTTCATATATGGCTTCCATTTTACATAGGGCCTCAATTTGATAATGAAATAAATTAACCGAATGTCTTTGAGCTAACTTAAGATATGCGTACCCCTGTTCTAGGTAATACATGGCACATAAACCTGATATTATTTCTTTACTTTCATTGTTATATGGAACAATAATGCCTTGGGTATATGTATCGATGGCTCTATAATTTTTAGCTGCTGTATCAAAAGCCTGTGTAAGGGTAATATGGGTGGCTTGTTTTCTATACTTAGCTGCCTCTATAGACTTTTCATTTATTGATAATAAGTTAAATATGTTATCTTGAACTCCCTCCTTCAATTTCACCAAATAAGGCATTCCCTCTTTTCTTTTGAAAAAGTAATACTCATAATATTTTTCTAAAGCTTTAGGACTAAGTAAATCATTATCAAACCTATCCGGTAAAACTCTATATTCTTCTAGAATCCGCTCCGTTACTTCTTTTCCCTTTAGAATATCCGTTAATCGAGATAACTTTTCATCTTTTGGATTAACTATGTAGACTTTTCCCTTATCTTTCATGAAACCATTTCTATTGCATCGACCTGCAGCCTGGACTATGGAATCTAACCCTGCCAAGTATCGAATAACTACATCAAAATCTATATTTATCCCCGCTTCCATTAATTGTGTACTTACACAAATGATTGGTTCTGCCGTCCCATCCCTTGCCCGTTTAAGTTTATCAATCATTTCATTCAAACGCTCCATACGGTGAATAGGGCACATGCTTGTACTTAAATGATATACATTTTTAGAGTATTTATTTAATATTTTAGTGACTTTCATAGCAGAATTCTTTGTATTAACAATTATTAAAACACTTTTTCCTTCTTTTACTTTATTTAAAACAAATTCTACTATTTCTTCGTTCTCCCATCCTCCAGTTTTTGTAAGATCTTCTGTAATAGTTCTTGAAAATTCTTTGTATAAGTTATTTGTGTTTTTAATGATTCTGTTCTTACTGTGGATATTTAATGCATAGGATTTAGGCTCAATTCTATCTAGAAGTGGTTGAGTGGCTGTACATAATACTATGGATGAGTGACATATTTCTTTTAGAAACTGCATGGCCATATTGAATAAATAAATAAATTTTACTCCTAATGTTTGTATTTCATCAAAAATTATTATGGAATTAGCCAATTGATGCATTCTTCTAACACTTCTTGTCCCTCCTGCAAATAACGTATCTAATAATTGCACCATAGAAGTAAAAATAATGGGAGCATCCCAATTCTCTGATAATAATTTTGTTGTAGGCGTTTCTTCATCCTCAGTCAAGTTAGAGTGATGTTCTAAAACAACAGTTCCAAATTCCTCATTAGTTTCTAAGATATCTCTAATTTCTTGAGCATTTTGATCAATAATCGTATTAAAGGGCACCACATATATAATTCTATCCATTTTATTTTCTTTGGCATGGTGAAGTGCAAATCGCAGACTAGATAAGGTCTTTCCTCCACCTGTTGGAACTGTAAGTTGAAAAATATCATTATTAGCTTTCGCCGCAATTTTACAACTATTAGATATCTCTGTTCTTAAACTATCTATCTTATTACGAATCTGAAATTTAGAAATATAATTTTCTAATCTTTCTATTAGAGTTGTCCAATCTATATATTCACTATTTAAACGTCTCGTCTTCCCCATTGGCATTTGAAAGTCTGCGGTATCTTGCCTATCTGCATCTATCAAACAACTAAATAAATACTTTATAAGTAGACCAAACATATAAAAAGTTGTTTTATCGTCTTTAAAT
This window harbors:
- the cas3 gene encoding CRISPR-associated helicase Cas3', which encodes MKEGGVFIVSSNEIFIAHYRKEDDVIQTVKEHLIETSRLAGKYANKVGMKSWGELIGLLHDLGKQTELFNSYIKSQTALLDKGDKNYMEPIQWKGKVDHSSIGAQYIYQLEKIDERIRSIISLIIKSHHGGLIDCLTPDGNNLLHEKMQKAETIERLIEAVNNLDDELKSLIDKLTNEDLVTPLKNNLDRIKKFKDDKTTFYMFGLLIKYLFSCLIDADRQDTADFQMPMGKTRRLNSEYIDWTTLIERLENYISKFQIRNKIDSLRTEISNSCKIAAKANNDIFQLTVPTGGGKTLSSLRFALHHAKENKMDRIIYVVPFNTIIDQNAQEIRDILETNEEFGTVVLEHHSNLTEDEETPTTKLLSENWDAPIIFTSMVQLLDTLFAGGTRSVRRMHQLANSIIIFDEIQTLGVKFIYLFNMAMQFLKEICHSSIVLCTATQPLLDRIEPKSYALNIHSKNRIIKNTNNLYKEFSRTITEDLTKTGGWENEEIVEFVLNKVKEGKSVLIIVNTKNSAMKVTKILNKYSKNVYHLSTSMCPIHRMERLNEMIDKLKRARDGTAEPIICVSTQLMEAGINIDFDVVIRYLAGLDSIVQAAGRCNRNGFMKDKGKVYIVNPKDEKLSRLTDILKGKEVTERILEEYRVLPDRFDNDLLSPKALEKYYEYYFFKRKEGMPYLVKLKEGVQDNIFNLLSINEKSIEAAKYRKQATHITLTQAFDTAAKNYRAIDTYTQGIIVPYNNESKEIISGLCAMYYLEQGYAYLKLAQRHSVNLFHYQIEALCKMEAIYETQKNSGIYYLSEAYYDDAYGLLMESKAVEATIL